DNA sequence from the Calditrichota bacterium genome:
ATGGGACAGGCGTATTCGCAGGCCCCGCACTCTGAGCAGAGCAGGGCCATGCGCGCCACCTCGCTTTTGGCATCCAGGCCCAAGGCCATAGTCCGCATCACTCGATGCGGCTCCAAGTGGTGCCCCAGCAGGTAGCGATTGCACGTCTCCGTGCACAATACACACTGCGTGCAAGCAGACCTCGCGTTGCGCAACTGGTGGGCAACGCTCTGCGTGCGCGCCTGGACGCAGGGGTGCGCCAAGGGGAGCATAATTACCGCCGCGGTGGTCTTGTCAATGGGGGCCTCGGGATCCGTGGTTAGCGTCCCCATCATGACCCCGCCCATGAAAAACGCGGGGGCTTCGCACTGCGTGCCGCCGCAGAGCGACAAGAGCTCCCGTACCGTGGTGCCCACAGGCGCACGCACCACCTTCGGCTGCTGCACACAGCCGCCCACCGTCAGGGTACGGTGCGTGACTGGCTCCCCTTGCCACGCAGCAGCCACATTCCGGAGCGTCTCCACGTTTTGCACCAGCACACCCACGTGGACCGGCAGCCCCCCTTCGGGCACTAGCCTCCCGGTGGCAAGGGCCACCACCTCATGCTCGTCACCCGCCGGGTAGGCGTCAGGAAGCTCGACTACCTCCACGCCCTCGCGCCACGCAGCAATCAAGTGCCGGTTCTTTTTCTTGAGAGCGATGGCGAGCCTCTGCGCACCTGTTGCCTGGGCGATGAGCCGCAGCCCCCTGAGCACTTGCTGCCCCTCGACCCGCAAGACCTCCTGGTCGTTGCACAGAAGAGGCTCACATTCCGCAGCGTTGGCAATCACCCACTCCACCCGGTGGGCGAACTTGTGGTGCGTAGGAAATCCTCCGCCTCCACCGCCAACCACACCTGCAGCAAAGACCTTTTGCGCCAAAGAACTCACCATGGTCCACCGTTCGCCCTGCGACTGTTCACCGTAGCGCTTCACTCCGAAGGGACGACTGGCGTGCCCCGGTGGACAACGGCGTTTCATAGGCCTCCTTGAAACGCTTTATCCCCTCGAAAATACCGCGGGCGATCTGCTTGTGGTGGACCTGCATGCGGAGCAGCTTCTCGTCCTCTCGGTTCGAGATGAAGCCAACCTCTACCAGCACGCTGGGCATGGAAGCGCCCACGAGTA
Encoded proteins:
- a CDS encoding 4Fe-4S dicluster domain-containing protein codes for the protein MVSSLAQKVFAAGVVGGGGGGFPTHHKFAHRVEWVIANAAECEPLLCNDQEVLRVEGQQVLRGLRLIAQATGAQRLAIALKKKNRHLIAAWREGVEVVELPDAYPAGDEHEVVALATGRLVPEGGLPVHVGVLVQNVETLRNVAAAWQGEPVTHRTLTVGGCVQQPKVVRAPVGTTVRELLSLCGGTQCEAPAFFMGGVMMGTLTTDPEAPIDKTTAAVIMLPLAHPCVQARTQSVAHQLRNARSACTQCVLCTETCNRYLLGHHLEPHRVMRTMALGLDAKSEVARMALLCSECGACEYACPMGLSPRLVNRELKRALRSGGVQAPAPRETKARVPLGSRRIPTSRLMGRFQLTPYARPARYWEDAVAPQRVRIRLKQHAGAPARPVVTRGQQVVVGQLIGDCHPDEVSARVHASISGRVAEVDEEMVCIEAS